In a genomic window of Scomber japonicus isolate fScoJap1 chromosome 17, fScoJap1.pri, whole genome shotgun sequence:
- the LOC128377569 gene encoding C-C motif chemokine 3-like — MKSSIILMTCILLLSALAVQAQNGFGPDECCFKHYPRVLGKRSVVSYKHTDKQCPTAGVLFTMRNGAQFCVNPSAEWVQRIIKAKDKALAAKVSTTGSQSTDSN; from the exons ATGAAGAGCTCCATCATTCTTATGACCTGCATCTTGCTTCTCTCAGCCCTTGCTGTTCAAGCTCAAA ACGGCTTCGGCCCGGATGAGTGCTGTTTTAAGCATTACCCCAGAGTTCTCGGTAAGAGGTCGGTGGTGagctacaaacacacagacaaacagtgtCCGACTGCTGGTGTGCT CTTCACAATGAGGAATGGCGCTCAATTCTGTGTTAATCCGTCTGCTGAGTGGGTGCAGAGGATCATCAAGGCCAAAGATAAGGCCCTGGCTGCAAAAGTGTCCACCACTGGATCCCAAAGCACAGATTCTAACTGA